From a single Ascaphus truei isolate aAscTru1 chromosome 2, aAscTru1.hap1, whole genome shotgun sequence genomic region:
- the PEG10 gene encoding retrotransposon-derived protein PEG10: MFSKLEKYLEQSDLRMDTVQKGLQTLSVQVQQANCPTFPPPPLASPVNPCSSDPRLPAPHRYSGDPLECRGFLNQCFIQFELTPSRFPSSRTKVAYIVSLLTGDALAWASPIWEQRTDLTQDIGRFTKEFRRVFDTPGRKITAASSLLHISQGDRPVARYALEFRKVAAETAWNDEALSSVFWQDLSEQLKDELAAHEHPSDLEGLIAICIRVDQRLQERRSERSHHHQVKPRTSLIHSSFPEVPATDVPEPMQLGGNKLSTSKKQRRRSVGLCLYCGNSGHFVPQCPLKPAPKAGNASSH, encoded by the coding sequence ATGTTCTCCAAGCTGGAGAAGTACTTAGAACAATCTGACCTACGCATGGACACCGTACAGAAGGGCCTCCAGACCCTCTCTGTCCAAGTACAACAGGCTAACTGTCCCACCTTTCCTCCACCTCCGCTGGCTTCCCCGGTTAACCCTTGCTCTTCTGACCCGCGACTTCCCGCTCCCCATCGGTATTCTGGAGATCCCTTAGAATGTCGTGGGTTCCTCAATCAGTGTTTCATACAATTTGAGCTGACTCCCTCTCGGTTTCCTTCTTCCAGAACCAAGGTAGCCTACATTGTCTCGCTGCTTACAGGTGACGCgttggcctgggcctctcccatctgggagcagagaacTGATCTTACACAGGACATTGGGCGTTTCACAAAGGAGTTCCGGCGCGTCTTCGATACCCCAGGCCGGAAGATCACCGCAGCTTCATCTCTTCTCCACATTTCCCAAGGGGATCGTCCAGTGGCTAGGTATGCCCTGGAATTTCGGAAAGTTGCTGCTGAGACGGCATGGAACGACGAGGCCCTCTCTTCTGTTTTCTGGCAGGACCTTTCTGAACAGCTGAAGGACGAGCTCGCCGCACATGAACACCCAAGTGACCTAGAGGGACTCATTGCGATCTGCATTCGAGTGGACCAACGACTACAAGAGAGGAGGTCCGAGCGTTCCCATCACCATCAGGTAAAGCCCAGGACTTCTCTCATCCATTCCTCCTTTCCAGAGGTTCCCGCGACTGACGTTCCGGAGCCCATGCAACTTGGGGGTAATAAGCTGTCCACTTCCAAGAAACAGCGTCGCCGATCTGTTGGCCTCTGCTTATACTGCGGTAATTCTGGTCATTTCGTTCCTCAATGTCCCCTCAAGCCGGCACCCAAggcgggaaacgccagctcccattGA